Genomic window (Leptospira kanakyensis):
TTCTAGGAGCACTCGCTTTTTTTTCTGTATAAATGGTTCTTTCTTCATCCGAAGATCCAACAGAAATTTTAATTTCTTGGATCCCAGTATCACGTAATAAACGTAAGGTGTAATCTCCTGGAGTTGGGAAATCGAGTGTAACATTTCCTTCTGCATCAGTCTGTGCAAATTTTTTGGTTTCGAAAATCAAAACAGACAAATTCTTCTCGGCGATTTCTTTTTTCGGATTGATTAGTTTTGCGCGAATACTCACAGCAAAAATTGGAGATCCTAAACAAAAAAGAAAAATCCCAAATATGATTCGATTATTTAATTTGAATTTTACTGAGTTCATTGAAGTTTAAATACCATGGGAGGTCTCCCGTTTCTTGTTCGAGGTAAATGAGGGTACAGGGTAGAGGATATCCAAGGAATGGACATTCTGTACGAGTAATCGCGATCGTACAAAAATCTAAATTTCTTTGGATTGGTTTGTTTAAAATGACCAGCGGTGGGTTAGGAATGGGATTACCACATTTTTCTGAGGCAAATTTTGCCGCTGCATAGACTTGGCTCTGTGCATCATCTGTTTCGACACGATCCACAGATGGGCCACAATTAATGAGAAGTCCACTAGCAAATAAAAAAAACAATATTCGAATCTTCATTTGTCACCTTTTGGTGTTGGAGTTTCTTCTTGTCCAACCACATCTGCTGTCACATTAACAACGGTAACAAGGCCTAGTGGGAAGTATGCTTTGTCTTCTCTTTGGATTTGGATATTGATGAGAGTTTTTCCATTAGGATATTTTTCTAAAATTTGACTCATCGCAAGTTCTACGTTAGGTGCTTTTGTTACAGGAAACATTCCAAGTAAATAGAAGGCGGAATCTTGCCCTGTCCCTTTTCCTAAAATTTTATAATCTGTAGACCGGACTACTGTTGCGGAATCAAATAAATAGATGTCTTTGGGTACATGAGAACCGATGCAACCCATGGCCATTATGGCGGCAGACAAAAAACTTATAAAAATTTTGAGAATGGTAGTTTTCATTTGTGACACTATTTTTTGTTCTTTATCGTAGATTGTGATGAAAAACGAACCAAGTCACCTTTCACAGTGAATCTGTATCTTGTCACTGGGCCAAAAATTGACTTATCATTCCAATAACGAATATTTACTAAAGCATCTCCAGATTCTTCTTCCATTAACTTCCCATACAAATCAGTAATCGGTGGTTCTGTAAGAGGGACTCCAAAAACAATGAAATCGAGAGCATACCATGTAAAAGTTTTCTCTACAGTTTTTGTAGTTTCATAAGGTGTGTTTGGGATTGGTTTGTTGCTTGTGGCGATTCCTACTGAGGAAGAAGCACAATTAACTAAAATAATAGAGAAAATGAGTATAAATGTAATTTTTATAAAATGTTTCATGAGATGGACTCCGTTCGTATCTATATCCCATTTCTTGGCATTTGGTCAATGGATAATTTACGTTAACGTTCATTAACTACTTAACTTGGAATGAACGCTACATATTCCGGAGTGAAATCGGAATGGGTTATAATTTGAGAGCTTCTTTGAGATTCTGTGCGAAGGATCGGCCCACGGGTAAGGTAGTTTCGTCTTCGTTTTTCAATTGGATGGTATAGGATCCACCTTTATCATAACGTAAACTTGTAACAAAATCTAAATTAACCAAAAAACCTTTGTGGATTCTGATGAACCGTTCAGAAGGTAATTTTTCTTCAATTTCTTTTAATAATTTTGAAGTTTCATAATCTTTTTGTGAAGTATGAACCACACAACTTTTGTTATTTGCGGATATAAAATGAATGTCTTGTAATGGTAATAAATACACAGCCGAATCAGATTGAATTTTGAGATGCGTTTTTTTTTCTTCTTTGGATGGATTTGTTTGTTTTGATTCTTGAAGAAAACGAAGTGCTTTATCTACAGATTTTCTAAATCTTTCAAAGGAAAAGGGTTTGAGTAAATAGTCGGTTGCATCCAAATCAAAGGCTTCCACTGCATGTTCGCTATAGGCAGTGGTGATGATGAAAAAGGTAGATTTACCGTGTTCTTTTCGTAAAATATCCATCCCATTCACAGCAGGAAGGTTGATATCCATAAAAACTAAATCAAATTTCTTTTCTTGAAGAAGATTTAATGCTTTGTCTCCACTTTCTGCAATGCCTGCAAGTTTCAGTTCCGAACAGTTCATGATATAATCCATCATGAGCATCCTAGCTGGATATTCATCTTCAATGATTAATACTGAATAGGTGGATGAGTCCATTTTTTTTATGTTACATCAATAAAGAAAAAAGTGACATCATCCTTTAACTCTTCTTCCGAGAATTTTGAGATTTGAACAATAATTTCTTGAGACAATGATTTTATATCCTTGTTTTTTCCTCTTTCTAGAAGATCAAGTATTTTGCTTTCACCAAACAACTTATTTTCGGCGCGAGCTTCTGTAACTCCATCAGTGAAAAAGAAATACCTGTCTCCTGTTTCCATTTTGTGGATCCATTCGCTATATTTAAAAGTTTCTTTCCAACCGATGATGGGGCCTTTTACATTCATTATTTCGAATTTACCCTTGATCCGATTGTAAATCAATGGGTTTGGATGTCCTGCAGAAGAAAAAATAACTGTTTTTTCGTTTGTATCAATGAGTGCACAACAAGCGGTGATAAAATATCGACTTACAAGTGAAGTGAGTGCTTGGTTCATATGTTCCAATACTTCTTTGGGAGAGTTGATGTTTTTGGTTGATTCGCGGAATTGTACTTTTACCATAGAAGATACAAAAGCAGCAGGAACACCGTGTCCAGCAACATCAGCAATTAACAAAAGCAAACGATTGTCATCTAATTCTACCCAATCGTATAAATCACCACCAACTTGTTTCATTGGTAAATATGTTGTATGGATGCGAATGCCAGTCGTATTCGGATGTTCTTTGGGCAAAAGATAACTTTGTAATTGGGATGCAAAAAACAAATCCTGCTCTAAGTCTTCGTTTTTTTCTCTAAGTTCAATGGTTCTTTCATGAACTCGGATTTCTAAGTCTTTGGTTAAAACAGAAAGTTCTTTTTCGTTTTTTGCGTGTCGGTAAGAGATAGCAACACCCGAAAGAATCATTAAAATTAAAAAACCATATTGGGTTAAATAAATATTTTTTCCAGAGGTTACATCGATCATGATATCAACGGTCGCACCTATACAGATACAAATAAATCCTACGGTTAAGAAGTATGCTTCTGCCTTTTTTTCTTTTGCTGCCCGGATGACTCCTCGAACAATAAAAAATACAACGAGCAATAGAGAGAATTCCCAAATTCTTAAAAGTAAAATCCTCGTTGGAATTTCAATATTCCAGGTTTGGAAAAAAGCTAAAGAGAGTAAAAATAAAACTAACAAACGTTCTTTTAAATGGAATTTTGTTTGGAATAAGGAATAACTGAAAAGGAAAATGGAAACAGGGAGTAAGGTTTGTGCTGTGAAAAAAACTTTTAACCAAAAAAGAAAAGAAAAGTTTGTGTATGTATAACTTATATTTAAGAGGGGGAGTCTCCACATAACAAATATGATTGTGGATAGTAAAAGATAAAAATTTGCTTTTGCCTGTCTTTTTAAAACAATTGAAAAAATTTGGTAAGCACCAATCCCAAAAAACAACATGATGAAACAAAAGTCGCGTCCATCTTCATTGATGATGAATTCTTGTAATAAATCATAGTTTCCGATAACTGGAATTTTTCGAAAGATTCCTCCTTGAAAGGTTTTGTTGCGAAAGTGGATTTCGAGTTCTAGATGGTTTAGTTCATTTTCTTTGAGTACGGAACTTGGAATAAAATACAAACGTTTGTAATACCAATTGGGCGAATACAACCCGTCTTCTGTAAAACCGCCTGTTTCTCCGAGTAATACTCCGTTGATGAATAGTTTATCAACTTCCTGAATTCGGTTTAAGTAGATACCAAGTGGTTTGTGATTTGGTTCGTAGTAAAACTCTGTTTTGTAAGTCCCGTGAACTGGTGGGTTTAGACCCTGGAGGGAAAGGCCTTTTCCAACTTGGATGGGTTTTGTTTCCCCTTGGGACGTAAATGTCCAGTCACCAGACATAGTTGTCAGGTTTTGGGAACTTACTTTTAGTGGTTCCGAGGAAAGCGAAAATACTGTAGTAAGTAAAATGGGAAAAATAAATGAGAGGAATCTCATCGGTATCGGCTAAGGATGGTTGCGTACAGAGATAATGCAAGTTGATTTTCCATCCCCCATTCACTTTAGTTATTTTTTTGGAGAGTATCTAGATGACGATCACCCAACTTCGATATATTGTTGCCTTGGATCAGTTCAAAAGTTTTGCAAAAGCCGCCGAACATTGTTTAGTTGCTCAGCCTACACTCAGTTTACAAATTCAAAAAGTGGAACAAGAACTAGGATTCGAACTGTTTGATCGAAAAAAAAATCCGGTCATTACCACAAAATTAGGGAAAGCCGTTGTGGATCAGGCCAAAAATACTTTGAAGGAAGCCGACAAACTTTTTGAGATCGCTGGTCAATGGAAGGATGAACCTGCGGGAAATATTTCCATCGGAATCATCCCAACGGTTAGTAATTATTTAATTCCTTCCATTTACAATCGTTTGCAAACAGAGTTTTCGAAAGTAAACTTTCGTATTTCAGAATTACCCACTCTTTCCATTATCGAAAAATTGGAATCGGAAGAAATTGATTTGGGAATCCTTGCCACTCCGTTAAAAGTTTCAAACATCGTAGAACACCCGCTTTACTATGAGCCCTTTGTTGTTTATTATCCGAAAGATGCCAAAGAAAAGTCTAGTTCCGTATCCATGAAACATATTGAAAAGTATCCTTTACTTGTACTCGGTGAGGAACATTGTTTTCGCCATCAGTCCTTAAAAATCTGCAACCGTAACTCATTGGCTAAAATTGAAAGTGGAAGTGTGGAAACTTTGAAACGAATGGTTGATATGGGAATTGGCGTTACCTTGTTGCCAAAGTTGTCTGTAGATTCATCTTCCAAACGAATTGTTCCTTTTGATTCTCCGGAACCGGCCAGGGAAATTAGTTTGGTTTACAAAAAAGGTTTTTACAAAACGAAAATTCTAAAAAAACTAACGAGTTTGATTTTGAATGTAATTCCAAAAGACTACCATTCGAAGGAAAAATTCAAAATCATTGGAGTGTCACTCAACCAAGATTAACGCTAAAATAGCTTAATAGTTTTTATAAATCTTTGCATTTATAGTATTTATTTTACAAATGATCCGATTTGGGCTATATTCTTCTTAACAACAAAGGAGGATATTCAATGTCCAATATCAACACTCAAATTCCAGACTTCACTACGGAAGCTTTCCATAACGGTGCTTTTAAAAAAATTAGCAAAAAAGACGTTCTTGGAAAATGGTCCGTATTTGTTTTTTATCCGGCAGATTTTACTTTTGTTTGCCCTACTGAACTTGGCGACGTGGCAGACTACTATGCAGAACTCCAAAAAATGGGAGTGGAAGTGTATTCCGTTTCTACTGATACACATTTTGTTCACAAAGCATGGCATGAAGCAAGTGACACAATCAAAAAAATCAAATTTCCAATGCTCGGTGATGCTTCAGGAAAGATCACTCGTGGATTTGGAATTATGATTGAAGAAGATGGTCAAGCACTTCGAGGAACCTTCGTTGTGAACCCAGAAGGTGTGATCAAAACTGCTGAAATCCATGATTTAGGAATTGGACGTTCTGCTGAGGAACTAGTTCGTAAAGTGCAAGCAGCTCAATATGTTGCGAACAACGACGGCGAAGTTTGTCCAGCAAAATGGAAACCAGGTAATTCCACTTTGAAGCCAGGTCTTGACTTGGTAGGAAAAATCTAAACTAAATTAGGCGGGGTAAAACCCGCCTAAATCGGGAGGTTATTATGTTAGATGAATCAACAAAGGAACAAGTAAAACAATATTTCGAAAGAATTAAAAATCCGGTAAACATTCGTTTGTTTTCGGGAGATCATGAAAAAAGAGGGGAGTTGGTAGAATTTTTAAACGATATCGTATCACTCAGTTCTATGATCACTTTAGAAAATTCAAACGATAAAAATGATGGCCTTCGATTTGCAATTGTTGCAGAAGGAAAACCAACAGGAATTGAATTTTCTGGAATTCCTATGGGTCATGAATTCACTTCTCTCATTTTGGCAATTTTGCAGTCCGGTGGAAATCCAATTAAATTGGAAGAAGGGATTTTATCTGCAGTTTCCAAACTAACAGAACCTTTACATTTTGAAACATTTATCTCTTTAGATTGTCATAACTGTCCTGAAGTGGTGCAGACACTTAACAGTTTCTCATTGGTAAATCCTTCTATCTCTCACAATATGATTGATGGAGCTATGTATCCTGAACTTGTGAAAGAAAAAAATATCCAAGGTGTTCCTGCAGTTTTTCTAAATGGAAAACGTTTTCTTTCTGGAAAGGCAGAAGCTTCGGTTATTTTTGATAAACTTTTAGAATTGTATTCCATTCCCGAATCCAAAACCGAAAATTCTGAAATTACAAATCCAACAGAAATTTATGACGTAACTGTCATTGGTGGTGGGCCTTCCGGTGTAACGGCTGCCGTTTATTCGGCTAGAAAAGGATTAAACACCCTTGTCATTGCTGATAGGTTAGGTGGTCAAGTTAAAGACACTTTAGGAATTGAGAACATCATTTCGATACCTTATACAACTGGGCCAGAACTTACGAATGTATTGTCAGAACAGTTAGAGAAAAATCAAATTCGTAAAAAAGAAAATGTTCGTGTATTAAAAATTGAACCAGGGAAATTGAAAACCATTCATTTAAATACAGGGGAACGAATTCTTACAAAAACGATCATTCTTTCTACCGGTGCTAAATGGCGAGAACTTGGTGTCCCAGGAGAAAAAGAATTTGTGGGAAAAGGTGTTGCGTATTGCCCTCATTGTGATGGCCCATTTTTTAAAGACAAAGATGTGGCTGTGGTTGGCGGTGGTAACTCTGGTGTGGAAGCAGCTCTTGATCTCAGTGGGATAGTAAAATCAGTCACCTTGATTGAGTTTGGTGATAAACTCAATGCGGATAAGGTGTTACTGGATAAGGTTGCGGCATCTTCCAATATCAAAACCTTAGTTAAAGCCCAAACTATGGAAATCCAAACGAATACAGAAAAAGTAACAGGTCTTATTTACAAAGATAGGAGTTCTGAAAAATCAGAAACCATTCCGTTGGAAGGAGTTTTTGTTCAGATCGGACTTGTACCAAACAGTAGTTTTGTGAAGGATTTGGTTGCAACCAATCGTTTTGGAGAAATTTTAGTAGATGAAAAATGTAAAACCAATGTGGATGGGATTTTTGCTTGTGGGGATGTGACAAACACACCTTATAAACAAATCATCATTGCGATGGGTGAAGGTGCAAAGGCTGCGATTAGTGCTTTTGAATATCTTTTACACGCGGCTTGAAGATAACCATTTTTCCACTGTATTATAAAGATCGACGGAGGAAATCGGTTTGGTTAGAAAGTCATCCATTCCCGATTCCATCGCCGTATCTTTCACAGAAAAAAAAGCTCCCGCTGTCAATGCGACGATGGGAGTTCTGCGATCTAATTTTTTTTCTAAGGTTCTAATTTCAACAGATGCCGTATAACCGTCCATCACCGGCATTTGTAAGTCCATAAAAATAAGGTCTGGTATTTTTTTCTGGAACTGGTTTAAGGCATCAGCTCCATCAACAGCATATCTCAATTGAATGTTGGGATATCTTTTTAATAACATTTTCGATAGTAATCTTTTGTTTAAATCATTATCTTCCACTATTAAAATATCATTTTGGATCAGATTGTTTTCGACGATGATGGATTCGTCAGGTGTTGATTGTTTTTCTTCAAATAAATTGGAAGATACAGATCCTGAAGAATTTACATGTAAGGTTAATACAAAATAAAAGGTACTTCCTTTCCCGAGTTCACTTTCGAATCGTAAATGGGAATTCATTTTTTGAATGAGTTCACTTGTAATAGTGAGACCAAGCCCCGTTCCTCCATACTTTCTTGTGATGGATGTGTCGGCTTGCGAAAAGGAATCAAATAGTTTTGTTTGTGAACTGATATCAATTCCGATTCCGGTATCAGCAACAGAGAATTCAATATCAATAATATCATCAGACCCTTTGATTGGTTTTACAGAAACTACTACTTCTCCTTCATGAGTAAACTTAATTGCATTCCCAATTAAATTGGAAAGCACTTGTCTCACACGTAAAGGATCTAAAGAAACAAATTTAGGGAGTGCCGGATCTAAATTTAGTTTTAAAAGAATGGCTTGAGAAGCTGCTGAAATTTGGAAAAGATCTACCGTTGACCGGACTAAATCGATGAGATCTGTACTAATCAGTTCCAGATCCATTTTACCCGAATCAATTTTTGAAAAATCTAGGATTTGATTCACTAAAGATAACAAACTTTTTCCAGATAGGTAAATACTTCGTAAATATTCCTTTTGTTCGTCGGTAAGTGATGCGTGTAATAGAAGTTCTGTGAAACCAATGATTCCATTGAGTGGGGTTCTAATTTCATGACTCATATTGGCCAAAAAGTTACCTTTTGCCAAGTTGGCTGCTTCAGCCATTTCTTTTGCTTTTCGCAAAGTATATTCTATCTTTTTGATTTCAGTAAGATCGGAATTGGAACCAACCATTCTAATTTTATTACCGGAGGCATCTCTTTGGATATAACATCGAGATAAAACATGAGCATAATTTCCTTTTCTTTTTTTCATTTGAAAACTAAACTCAAAAGTTTCTCTTTGTGAATGCATGATGTTATCTAAAAATTCGGATACCCACTCCTGATCATCAGGATGGATTAAACTTTTCCAATAACTGATTTGGACATTTTCTGGTTTTTCATCGTTACCAAATTCTAACCACCATCTTCTCGAATAAATAACCGAATCGTTTGTTAGGTCCCAATCAAACCAACCATCAGAACTAACTTCCAAAATTAAGGCATAGCGTTCGTTAGATTCTTTTAGTGCACTTTCTGCACGTTTTTGTTCTGTAATGTCTTTACTTGCGCCAATGATAAATTTAAATTTCCCATCAACTTCGATAGGAGTGAGAGCTGTAGTCCAAACTTTTGTGCCCGCTGGCATCGGTATACTTTCTTCATAGGAAATTGTAGATTTTGCTTTTATGGCATTTCTAAAATTTTTGATAATAGGTGCACCTAACACCTCACCCAAAAGATCAATGGGAGTTTTGCCTTGGATCAAAGTTTGTGAGACACCAGTAGCTTTTTCGTAAGCAGAATTAATTCTGCGGATTACAAAATCTCCCGTATCGATGATTTCCACAAGAAACATGGAATCTTGGCTTCCATTAAAAAGTATATTGTTTTCGAGTAATAGTTGTTTTATGTCTAAAGATTCGTTTTTGATAAAATCTTGTAAAAAAAGTAATTCAGAAATGTCTGTGACCATTCCATCAAATCGTAAAACTTTTCCGGATTCATCTCGAATCAATCGACCTTGGCTTTGAACAAATTTGATTTGGTTGTCTTTTGTTAGGATTCGGTATCGGATTCGAAACTTATCATTTTGGTTTAACGAATCTAGCGCCTGTTTGACTATCTGTGTATCTTCTGGGTGGATCATTTTCCACCAAGCACCTAATTCTTGTTTGAAAAAATCAATGGGATACCCACTGAGAGTTTCCACAGAAGGACTGACATAAATAATTTTTAATTCAGGAAAACTAGCCGAAAAAACTACCTCCTCCATGGCGGAGAGAATTTGCATTTCCAATGAAGGAGGAGGAGTTTGCATACCACCCATTCGACGAAAAATTTTTGGGAATTTACTAACTAAATTATGATTTTCTAATAAGAAATGGGAGGGCTAATTTGGGGGTGAATTTGTTGTAACTCATTCCCAGAAAGTCCGTTTGGTTGAGGATCCGAAATTCATCAATGAAGAATGGCCAAGGAAAGGGAGCATTTTTGGTATATTCCAGAATGAGGCTTGGTTTTTCGTCAATTTTTGATTTTCCTATGGATAAATTCATGGGATAACGCATTTGGAACTCGGTTTTGTTAGGGGGTAAAAACAAATTGTAGGCAATTTCTGAGCCATCAAACGATTTCCCCCACCAGTGCCGAAACGACATAAAATTCAAACTGAAACTAGCACCCGTTTGGAACCACTTGGGGCCAATCCATTCTGCTTTAAAATTTCCAACCGGAAACGATTCAGGTGCTTTTAATTCTAAAAATTGTTTTTTGATTTGAATGAGAGACATCGTCATCAATCAAATTGCAAAAAACCAAAAGCATAGCGAAAATTCCGATAGATTTAAAAAAATATGGAAAGATTTTCCATTTCATTCAGGAAAGTGTTGGCAAGAGGAGGTGTCCATCATAGAACAGAGAACATTCGAATTGCGGAGTTCTCATGCGTAAGTTGGTATTGGCTTTTAGTTTATTATTTTTCCTTGGCTCTTGTAATTCCATCACTGGACTTTTTCGATCCATCAAACGAGTCATTTTTCCAAGTAGTTGTCGCATTGAAGTCAAACTCGACACAACAGATCTCAAATACTTAGAGGATCTTTGGGACTACCAAATTTTGGTATCAGAAGATACCAACTTAAAAGAACTCGCTTCCGCAGTAGAAATTTTACCCAAACCGTCCAATCCAAAAACAGAATTTTCCGATTATGTAAGTCGTGATTTTTCTTTAGATCATTGGAACTTTGATCCAGGTGTTGCTTATGAAATTAAAATTGGAAAATTTTATGCAGAGAACGATTGTTTCTTAGAGACACCAGTTAGTTTCAAACTTCCCGTGATGGCAAAAAAACCATCCTTCTATTTATCACGGGAAAATATTTTTGAATCCAATTTAAACAAAGTCCTTCCTATCTCTATTTCGAATGTCCCTGAATTTGAAATTCGTTCTGCAGAATTGTCTATCCCTGTTTTAGTGAATGCAGTGGCAACACTAGGCAATCGTTATTATGATTTTGAAAGCCAACTGAATTGGAAAAAAACAGTATGGAAGTCGGGGATCAAAGTGAACTCTTTTGGAAACCAAGGGATGGATATTGATCCCTATTTCGGTTCCAAACCAAACACTAAGGCATGGATTGCTTTTCAGTTAGGTGCTAAAGTCATTGGAGAAAACAACAAAGAGGAATTCAAAAAAGAATCCATTTTTTTACAATCGACTAATCTAGGAATCACAACAAAATTAGATCCTAATACCCTCCATGTATGGGTACATTCTCTATCAAAAGCAGAGCCAGTCGCAAATACAAATATGAGTTTGTATGAGAAAGGCAGTCTTCGTGGGACTTGTAAAACGGATAAAGATGGTCATTGTACTTTGCCGACAATCAATGACACAAAATCTCTCGAAAAATCAGTGTTAATTGCAGAAGATTCTTCTGGAGATAAAACCTTTCTTCATTTTAATGAAACACATATTGACGGTTATAGTGACTATTATTCAGAAAATAATGTAAAAGGAAAAATTTACTTTGATCGAAAACTTTATCGTCCGGGTGATCGAGTAGAAATTAAAGCAGTCCTTGCTGATCGAAAAAATGGAAGTCTAGTTCCTTATGCTTCTAAATCGGTAAACTTACAAATTCGTGATTCCCGCGGAAAGGATATATCCAATACAAATTTAAGTTCTACAGGGCAGGGCGGCGTATACGCTGGATATACGATTCCTTCAGATGCACCACTTGGTCATTATTCAGTTTCGGTTTACGTTCCTGGCAAATCCTATTCTGTAACTTATGATACCTTCCAAGTAGAAGAGTTCCGTCCCGTAAATTTTATGGTGAATGTGAATTTGGCAAATGCTGTTAACAGAGACCAAAATGTAAAAGGTGCTGTCGAAGGTAAGTATATGTTTGGGGCTCCAATGGGAGGAGCAAAGGTCAGTTATTCGGTATTAAAAAGAAAAAGATATATCAACTTTGACTCTTTTTCGAATTACGATTTTTCGGATACATGGTATGATTATGAGGATGAATATTCTGATAGTAATTCAGATTATATAACTGGATCGGAAGGAGTTTTAGACAGTAAAGGTTTATATAGTTTAGATATCCCCGTTCAAAACTTAACTCGTAAGTTTGTGACTGATGGCGAAGATATAGAAATTGCCGATCCTTTTAATTTAGTGGTAGAGTCTTCCGTATTTGATGTAGACGGAAAATCAGTCACCAAGTCTTCCAGTATCCCTTACAACCCATCAGAATCTTATGTTGGTTTAAAATGTAATGATAGATACCAATCTTTAGATAAACCATTTCAATTTGGTGCGGTATCTGTCAACTTACAAGGTAAAGCTGTTGCCGGTGTGGAACTAAAAGCATATATCATTTATAATGATTGGACTTCCGTTTTGTCTAAAGGTCTTGGGAAATTTTTCTTTCGTAGCAACCAACTAACGAAAAAAATTGTGGAAGTTAAAAAGTTGGTATCGAAAGTCGAAGGCGTTTCTTTCGATTATCGTGCAAAAGATCCAGGTAGTTATACTATTTTAGTTTTGAATAAGGATAAGGTTTTTTCGCGAGTTGATTTTTATGCTTACGAAAAGGAATCATATTATACTTGGGACTTTCGTGGAGACGACTCCATTGAATTACGTACCGATAAACAAGAATACAAAATTGGAGATAAGGCAAAAATTCTAATCAAATCTCCACTTCAGAATTCTCGAGTGATTGTGACTGTAGAAAGAGATTCTGTATATTTCAAAAAATCATTTTTGATGAAAGGAAATAGTGCACCTCTTGAAATTCCAATTGAAGAGTCCTATCTCCCGAATGTGGATGTCAATGTTGTTATGTTATCAGGAAGGTTGCCGGTTCCCGAAGGCCTTTCCTCTGATGATATCAAAGAATTTAACGAACAAGACTTAGGTGCTCCGAAAGCAAAAACGGGATCAGTCACTTTAAAGATTAATTTGGCTTCTAGAACGGCACCTGTAGTGATCAAAACAGACAAACAGGAATACCAACCGAGAGAACAAGTAAAACTATCAATCCAAACAAATCCTGGAGCAGAGTTGACTGTCTCAGTTGCCGATCGAGGTGTTTTGGATTTGGTGGGTTATTCCTTCCAAAGCCCAGTCCAAATGTTCTATCAATATTGGTATAATATTGTCAAAACCTTTGAACTTCGTAGTATGATCATCAAACATTATATATACGAGAACAAAGGTGATAGTCCTGGAGGAGATTACGGCGAAGACTCAGGTGGTGGGTTCTCTGCAGAATCCGAATCTGGGGCAAGGAAAGATTTTCGTTATACTGCTTATTGGAATCCAGTTGTGATTGCCGATAGTAATGGAAACGCCGACTTAAGTTTTGTTTTACCAGACAACCTAACTACGTTTAGGGTGATGGTGGCTTCCTCTGCCAATGGAAAATTTGGAGCTTCCAATTCTGAATTTATTGTTAAAAAGAACCTGGTTCTACAAAAAACGGTAGCAAGGTTCATTCGTGTTGGCGATAGTTTAGAATTAGGTGGTAGTATTACTAATAACACCAAGAAAAAAGGAAAATTTAAATACAAAATCGATTCAAAATTTTTATC
Coding sequences:
- a CDS encoding PAS domain-containing protein, with the protein product MQTPPPSLEMQILSAMEEVVFSASFPELKIIYVSPSVETLSGYPIDFFKQELGAWWKMIHPEDTQIVKQALDSLNQNDKFRIRYRILTKDNQIKFVQSQGRLIRDESGKVLRFDGMVTDISELLFLQDFIKNESLDIKQLLLENNILFNGSQDSMFLVEIIDTGDFVIRRINSAYEKATGVSQTLIQGKTPIDLLGEVLGAPIIKNFRNAIKAKSTISYEESIPMPAGTKVWTTALTPIEVDGKFKFIIGASKDITEQKRAESALKESNERYALILEVSSDGWFDWDLTNDSVIYSRRWWLEFGNDEKPENVQISYWKSLIHPDDQEWVSEFLDNIMHSQRETFEFSFQMKKRKGNYAHVLSRCYIQRDASGNKIRMVGSNSDLTEIKKIEYTLRKAKEMAEAANLAKGNFLANMSHEIRTPLNGIIGFTELLLHASLTDEQKEYLRSIYLSGKSLLSLVNQILDFSKIDSGKMDLELISTDLIDLVRSTVDLFQISAASQAILLKLNLDPALPKFVSLDPLRVRQVLSNLIGNAIKFTHEGEVVVSVKPIKGSDDIIDIEFSVADTGIGIDISSQTKLFDSFSQADTSITRKYGGTGLGLTITSELIQKMNSHLRFESELGKGSTFYFVLTLHVNSSGSVSSNLFEEKQSTPDESIIVENNLIQNDILIVEDNDLNKRLLSKMLLKRYPNIQLRYAVDGADALNQFQKKIPDLIFMDLQMPVMDGYTASVEIRTLEKKLDRRTPIVALTAGAFFSVKDTAMESGMDDFLTKPISSVDLYNTVEKWLSSSRV
- a CDS encoding alpha-2-macroglobulin family protein → MRKLVLAFSLLFFLGSCNSITGLFRSIKRVIFPSSCRIEVKLDTTDLKYLEDLWDYQILVSEDTNLKELASAVEILPKPSNPKTEFSDYVSRDFSLDHWNFDPGVAYEIKIGKFYAENDCFLETPVSFKLPVMAKKPSFYLSRENIFESNLNKVLPISISNVPEFEIRSAELSIPVLVNAVATLGNRYYDFESQLNWKKTVWKSGIKVNSFGNQGMDIDPYFGSKPNTKAWIAFQLGAKVIGENNKEEFKKESIFLQSTNLGITTKLDPNTLHVWVHSLSKAEPVANTNMSLYEKGSLRGTCKTDKDGHCTLPTINDTKSLEKSVLIAEDSSGDKTFLHFNETHIDGYSDYYSENNVKGKIYFDRKLYRPGDRVEIKAVLADRKNGSLVPYASKSVNLQIRDSRGKDISNTNLSSTGQGGVYAGYTIPSDAPLGHYSVSVYVPGKSYSVTYDTFQVEEFRPVNFMVNVNLANAVNRDQNVKGAVEGKYMFGAPMGGAKVSYSVLKRKRYINFDSFSNYDFSDTWYDYEDEYSDSNSDYITGSEGVLDSKGLYSLDIPVQNLTRKFVTDGEDIEIADPFNLVVESSVFDVDGKSVTKSSSIPYNPSESYVGLKCNDRYQSLDKPFQFGAVSVNLQGKAVAGVELKAYIIYNDWTSVLSKGLGKFFFRSNQLTKKIVEVKKLVSKVEGVSFDYRAKDPGSYTILVLNKDKVFSRVDFYAYEKESYYTWDFRGDDSIELRTDKQEYKIGDKAKILIKSPLQNSRVIVTVERDSVYFKKSFLMKGNSAPLEIPIEESYLPNVDVNVVMLSGRLPVPEGLSSDDIKEFNEQDLGAPKAKTGSVTLKINLASRTAPVVIKTDKQEYQPREQVKLSIQTNPGAELTVSVADRGVLDLVGYSFQSPVQMFYQYWYNIVKTFELRSMIIKHYIYENKGDSPGGDYGEDSGGGFSAESESGARKDFRYTAYWNPVVIADSNGNADLSFVLPDNLTTFRVMVASSANGKFGASNSEFIVKKNLVLQKTVARFIRVGDSLELGGSITNNTKKKGKFKYKIDSKFLSEDKGWNSIELAAGQTKEVLRTFQISESQYIKLKQSQPKDDIQLSYQISVEPETGAEFADLKKLDLSDSLVVTMPIKEFDPVTSVQFSGYTDSEHKTLISFPKKESILLNKGSLDIRMSGTALTALKSAFDFYESNPYFCMEQRTSAYLLSLSAGELLKEFQYKAPAKDSYDFTQIEKLFLDEMSEFQTSDGSFKVWKGHGRTGYPYLTAYIVSVMQMGKDKGKRSNPKAYDLAIQYLQNYVKNPTETSIHSYQTLSLIYSVLAKDKKDIHSLEKTLVDHFEELNLKSRGIFLTSYAETHKLESSDSDPVFKKLFAEYTNYIVYDKELFTLKPLKKNADESYYYSYYSSSTVLGNYLRLLLKVDSKNPRIVDLVKSIMLDRQKQYWSDSHSVGTIALALAEYRNRFESTSSDTEGQAIFGEKTLIDESFSSSSDSIYKEEITFDRLFDSKDPSGRPLLFKRTSSEGRLYFQSRLMYVPVKDTTTQKFNGLEIRKTLYRIDGRNSNGEPILKEVTNLERGSTYLVKVKILSNLDQAFGMIVDPIPSNTEIVNTSFLTEKKSDAEDTDVTITYYGGYKEYRDDRVIFSEDYIKKGETEFNYILRPVAKGNSIMPASKTFLMYHPQFYGNTNTIRVKVE